One Nicotiana sylvestris chromosome 12, ASM39365v2, whole genome shotgun sequence genomic window carries:
- the LOC104217945 gene encoding fra a 1-associated protein, whose protein sequence is MGWVWTDDDSKHSGADDFSVFKDFENPKSSSGSDGNGGERCATRKVVNTRCRTEETEPGKFIRKCEKTEQIFKDCVGRPSEMVESNKEYTEEDVTDQMTKGSYSIESSVPFDFPGMRSDIENIERSFFGGLDRFFEAAVEMKNGFFGAFSIPRVFDDDLSSSRERRGIPIESHPPKEGSPKPNNSDGEVDLSGLARDV, encoded by the exons ATGGGTTGGGTTTGGACCGACGACGATTCCAAGCATTCCGGCGCTGATGATTTCAGCGTCTTCAAGGATTTTGAAAACCCTAAATCATCCTCCGGCAGCGACGGAAACGGCGGTGAACGGTGCGCCACCAGGAAGGTTGTGAACACTCGATGCCGAACTGAGGAGACCGAGCCTGGAAAGTTCATCCGTAAGTGCGAAAAAACTGAACAGATTTTCAAGGACTGCGTTGGAAG GCCTTCTGAGATGGTAGAGTCTAATAAAGAATACACCGAGGAAGATGTCACGGACCAGATGACTAAAGGTTCATATTCTATAGAGTCAAGTGTGCCTTTTGACTTCCCTGGGATGCGCAGTGATATTGAGAATATTGAGCGAAGCTTcttcggtggccttgatcgttTCTTTGAAGCAGCCGTGGAGATGAAGAatggcttctttggtgcattcaGCATTCCTCGTGTCTTTGATGATGACCTATCATCCTCACGTGAGAGACGTGGTATACCCATCGAATCTCATCCTCCTAAAGAAGGTTCCCCTAAACCAAACAATTCCGATGGAGAGGTGGATCTATCTGGCTTGGCTAGAGATGTTTGA
- the LOC104217942 gene encoding probable aquaporin SIP2-1, whose amino-acid sequence MGVSRRRLLVSDFIMSFMWVWSSVLIKMFVHTMLGYGAHDLKGEILKHSISVINMFFFAFLAKATKGGAYNPLTILSGAISGDLSNFLFAVGARIPAQVFGSITGVRLIIASFPNIGRGPRLTIDIHRGALIEGCLTFAIVTISLGLSRRSRASTLMKTWISSLSKLTLHILGSDLTGGCMNPASVMGWAYARGDHITKEHIQVYWLAPIQATLLAVWTFNLLVSPPKDEKEKMKEKKSE is encoded by the coding sequence ATGGGGGTAAGCAGGAGGAGGCTGCTGGTTTCAGACTTCATCATGTCCTTCATGTGGGTCTGGTCAAGTGTGCTTATTAAGATGTTTGTTCACACAATGTTGGGTTATGGGGCTCATGATCTCAAAGGTGAAATCCTCAAACATTCAATATCTGTCATCAATATGTTCTTCTTTGCCTTCTTGGCTAAAGCTACCAAGGGTGGGGCCTACAACCCTCTCACTATCTTGTCCGGTGCCATCTCTGGGGATCTCTCCAATTTCCTCTTCGCCGTCGGTGCCAGAATTCCTGCTCAGGTCTTTGGTTCAATTACTGGGGTTAGGCTCATCATTGCGTCATTTCCAAACATAGGGCGTGGACCTCGTTTGACCATCGACATCCACCGAGGTGCACTGATTGAAGGGTGCTTGACATTTGCGATTGTTACCATTTCACTTGGACTTTCCAGAAGAAGTCGTGCGAGTACCTTGATGAAGACGTGGATATCCAGTCTGTCCAAGCTGACTCTTCACATACTTGGTTCTGATCTAACAGGGGGGTGCATGAATCCAGCCTCTGTGATGGGGTGGGCTTATGCTCGGGGGGATCATATAACCAAGGAGCACATACAGGTTTATTGGCTTGCTCCAATACAGGCAACTTTGCTGGCTGTGTGGACTTTCAATTTGCTAGTTTCCCCACCAAAGGACGAAAAGGAGAAGATGAAAGAGAAAAAGTCAGAATGA
- the LOC104217943 gene encoding calcium-dependent protein kinase 26-like yields MGNNCVHAKFSKGGFFNLFFWRSRSPNMITNKKKEKAIEEPSTDKQPEHPNSFQNKPPELVKIDREESKLSDAKESKQAIIVKEQKTDSQVVKPEKISDHSKPTKATGPENFGNTVHEKAKPKKPAKPKKPHHVKRMLSAGLQVESVLKTKTGLLKEHYDLGEKLGHGQFGTTFLCVEKATGEKYACKSIAKRKLLTPEDVEDVRREIQILHHLSGHPNVISIKAAYEDAAAVHVVMELCTGGELFDRIVKQGHYSERKAAELARTIVSVIEACHSLGVLHLDLKPENFLFVNEEEDSPLKIIDFGLSTFFKPGQIFSDIVGSPYYVAPEVLLKRYGQEADIWSAGVIIYILLTGVPPFWGESEQEIFDEVLRADIDFVSDPWPNISEDAKDLVRRMLVRDPRERLTAHEVLCHPWVKIDGVAPDKPLDSAVLSRLTQFSAMNKLKKMALMVIAESLSEEEIAGLKEMFKMIDTDNSGHITLDELKIGLKQFGADLSETEIQDLMKAADVDNSGTIDYGEFIAAMLHINKAEKEDYLSAAFSYFDKDGSGYITADELQKACEEFGIKDVRLDEIILEVDQDNDGRIDYKEFVAMMQKGNANLGNRRLPNNFNIGFRDPTKVC; encoded by the exons ATGGGAAATAACTGTGTTCATGCAAAGTTTTCAAAGGGTGGGTTCTTCAACTTATTCTTTTGGCGGTCTCGATCACCGAATATGATcacaaataagaaaaaagaaaaggctattGAAGAACCTTCTACAGACAAACAGCCCGAACATCCTAATTCTTTTCAGAATAAACCCCCAGAATTGGTGAAGATAGACAGAGAAGAGAGTAAGCTATCAGATGCTAAAGAGTCCAAGCAGGCTATTATAGTGAAGGAACAGAAGACAGACTCTCAGGTAGTTAAGCCTGAGAAGATATCAGATCATTCGAAACCTACAAAAGCAACGGGACCTGAAAATTTTGGCAACACAGTCCATGAAAAGGCAAAACCAAAAAAGCCGGCAAAACCGAAGAAGCCACATCACGTCAAGAGAATGCTTAGTGCAGGACTCCAGGTTGAGTCGGTGTTGAAAACAAAAACCGGTCTTCTGAAAGAGCATTATGATTTGGGGGAGAAACTTGGACATGGACAATTCGGGACCACATTCCTCTGTGTTGAAAAAGCAACAGGGGAAAAGTATGCTTGTAAGTCTATTGCGAAGAGGAAATTATTGACACCTGAAGATGTGGAAGATGTAAGGAGAGAAATTCAGATATTGCATCACTTATCTGGACATCCTAATGTCATTTCAATAAAAGCAGCGTATGAGGATGCTGCTGCAGTTCATGTTGTGATGGAACTATGTACAGGGGGTGAGCTCTTCGATAGAATTGTTAAGCAGGGACATTACTCGGAGAGAAAAGCGGCTGAGCTTGCAAGGACAATAGTTAGTGTAATAGAAGCCTGCCATTCTCTAGGAGTGTTGCACTTGGACCTTAAGCCTGAGAATTTTCTCTTTGTCAACGAGGAAGAGGATTCACCTCTAAAGATTATAGATTTCGGGCTATCAACATTTTTCAAGCCAG GGCAAATATTCTCTGATATTGTTGGAAGCCCTTATTATGTTGCTCCAGAAGTTCTGCTTAAGCGATATGGTCAGGAGGCTGATATCTGGAGTGCAGGTGTAATAATTTACATTCTTCTCACTGGTGTACCTCCATTTTGGGGTG AAAGTGAGCAGGAAATATTCGACGAGGTTTTACGTGCCGATATTGACTTCGTATCAGATCCTTGGCCTAACATTTCTGAAGATGCAAAAGATCTGGTAAGGAGAATGCTTGTTAGGGACCCCAGAGAGCGACTTACCGCACATGAAGTTCTAT GCCATCCCTGGGTGAAGATTGATGGTGTGGCTCCAGATAAGCCTCTTGATTCTGCAGTATTGAGTCGCTTAACACAGTTTTCTGCCATGAACAAGCTTAAGAAAATGGCTCTCATG GTTATTGCTGAGAGTCTTTCTGAAGAGGAAATTGCAGGCTTGAAAGAGATGTTCAAAATGATTGACACAGATAACAGTGGACATATTACTTTAGATGAACTGAAGATTGGACTAAAGCAATTTGGGGCTGATCTTAGTGAGACAGAGATACAAGACTTGATGAAGGCG GCGGACGTTGACAACAGTGGTACCATTGACTATGGGGAATTCATAGCTGCAATGCTTCACATCAACAAAGCTGAGAAAGAAGATTATCTTTCTGctgctttttcatattttgacAAAGATGGGAGTGGGTATATTACTGCAGATGAACTTCAAAAGGCTTGTGAGGAATTTGGCATAAAGGATGTCCGCTTGGATGAAATCATTCTAGAAGTTGATCAAGATAAT GATGGTCGGATAGATTATAAAGAGTTTGTGGCGATGATGCAGAAAGGAAATGCAAATTTGGGCAACAGACGGTTGCCTAATAATTTTAACATCGGATTTAGGGACCCAACAAAAGTCTGCTGA
- the LOC104217949 gene encoding protein MICRORCHIDIA 7-like, whose amino-acid sequence MPIKQEIVDPTYVYQNTTTIVQTNTIDHMIPINDGLGSYFDNIEGASPFKKMKVGNSSGIVAPISIRSKVDNHSLPVSTNELVAFPVNIPSCKQFWKAGDYDGTNGGFFAAGHDHTVGMDHVRVHPKFLHSNATSHKWALGAFAELLDNAMDEVCNGATYVSVDVLDNMKQKGKMLVVEDNGGGMTPDRMRQCMSLGYSVKSRLANTIGQYGNGFKTSSMRLGADVIVFSRGRDRTSNTITQIVGMLSYTFLRSTGKEDIVVPMIDFVKREETWEMLIRSSADDWRRNSDTIVQWSPYESEQDLFQQFEFLEDQGTRIVIYNLWEDEEGCTELDFDADPHDIQIRGVSRDEKKIQMATEYPNSSHFLTYQHSLRSYASILYLRLAPGFRIILRGKDVEHHNLVNDMMLSEEITYRPQCIGYETLKDPNVAAVVTIGFVKDAKHHIDVQGFNVYHKNRLIKPFWRVWNAAGSDGRGVIGVLEANFVEPAHDKQGFERTIVLARLEARLQAMQKKYWSSNCHFIGYAKRRNVKNITVSPPEEESNASAKRKSCSQFSSSGHTTCHNKSTLKSTGEECENVAPVHPPIRANNQAVSVEETQQVCVPNASAKSKSCSQFSSNGHTTCLDKYTLQSTGGERENVGPVHSSVQARNQTMSGDQTQQVCGSNRQTVQTQQVCESNRQTVQTTGKSVVKMEEFVSNLREENHSTKISLQQILRDLQYERVRSKTLVRMLLEERRRRDKEEESLRSRLKDASVTIEQLLNKVRLLESRTIYSCKKEW is encoded by the coding sequence ATGCCTATCAAGCAAGAAATCGTCGACCCAACATACGTTTATCAGAACACTACTACTATCGTCCAAACAAACACAATTGATCATATGATTCCTATAAACGATGGTCTTGGTTCTTATTTTGATAATATAGAAGGAGCAAGTCCTTTCAAGAAGATGAAAGTTGGCAATAGTAGTGGTATTGTTGCACCTATATCGATTCGTTCAAAGGTTGATAATCATTCTTTACCTGTTTCAACTAATGAATTGGTTGCTTTTCCTGTTAATATTCCAAGTTGTAAACAATTTTGGAAAGCTGGAGATTATGATGGAACGAATGGAGGTTTTTTCGCGGCTGGTCATGATCATACAGTTGGCATGGATCATGTGAGAGTTCACCCGAAATTCTTGCATTCAAATGCCACAAGTCATAAATGGGCTTTAGGAGCTTTTGCTGAGCTTTTAGATAATGCTATGGACGAGGTTTGCAACGGCGCTACCTACGTTAGCGTAGACGTGCTGGACAACATGAAACAGAAGGGAAAAATGTTGGTGGTTGAAGATAATGGTGGTGGAATGACTCCAGATAGAATGCGCCAATGCATGTCTCTTGGATATTCAGTGAAAAGCAGATTAGCAAATACTATTGGACAATATGGAAATGGTTTTAAGACTAGTAGTATGAGATTAGGCGCGGATGTGATTGTATTTTCAAGAGGAAGAGATAGAACAAGCAACACAATAACACAAATTGTTGGAATGTTGTCGTATACGTTTTTAAGGAGCACAGGGAAAGAAGATATTGTTGTTCCTATGATTGATTTTGTGAAGAGGGAGGAAACTTGGGAAATGTTGATTCGATCTTCAGCTGATGATTGGAGAAGAAATTCAGACACCATAGTACAATGGTCTCCTTATGAAAGCGAACAGGATCTCTTCCAACAGTTTGAATTTTTGGAAGATCAAGGTACACGAATTGTTATATACAATCTTtgggaggatgaagaaggatgtACAGAACTTGACTTTGACGCTGATCCACATGACATTCAAATACGGGGTGTTAGTCGAGATGAAAAGAAGATTCAGATGGCAACAGAATATCCTAACTCCAGCCATTTTCTAACTTATCAGCATTCTTTAAGGAGTTATGCTTCAATTTTGTACCTGAGGCTTGCTCCTGGATTTCGAATAATTTTAAGGGGGAAAGATGTTGAACATCATAATTTGGTAAATGACATGATGTTATCTGAGGAGATAACGTACAGACCACAGTGCATTGGTTATGAAACATTAAAGGATCCAAATGTTGCAGCTGTAGTAACAATTGGTTTTGTGAAAGATGCAAAACATCATATTGATGTTCAAGGTTTCAATGTTTATCACAAGAATAGGCTAATTAAGCCTTTCTGGAGAGTGTGGAATGCTGCAGGGAGTGATGGTCGTGGCGTGATAGGCGTCTTGGAAGCTAATTTTGTGGAGCCGGCTCATGATAAACAGGGCTTTGAGCGCACCATTGTACTTGCTAGACTCGAGGCACGTCTACAAGCAATGCAGAAGAAGTATTGGTCCTCAAATTGCCATTTCATTGGTTATGCTAAGCGTCGCAATGTAAAGAACATTACTGTCTCTCCTCCTGAGGAAGAATCAAACGCTTCTGCTAAAAGAAAATCATGTTCCCAGTTTAGCTCCAGTGGCCACACAACATGTCATAATAAATCTACATTGAAATCTACTGGAGAAGAATGTGAGAATGTGGCACCAGTTCATCCTCCAATACGAGCAAACAATCAAGCTGTTTCTGTAGAAGAAACTCAGCAAGTGTGTGTACCAAATGCTTCTGCTAAAAGCAAATCTTGTTCACAGTTTAGCTCCAATGGCCACACAACTTGTCTTGATAAATATACATTGCAATCTACTGGAGGAGAACGCGAGAATGTAGGACCAGTTCATTCTTCAGTACAAGCAAGAAACCAGACAATGTCTGGAGATCAAACTCAGCAAGTGTGTGGATCAAATAGGCAAACAGTTCAAACTCAGCAAGTGTGTGAATCAAATAGGCAAACAGTTCAAACTACAGGAAAATCAGTAGTGAAGATGGAAGAATTTGTGTCCAACTTGAGAGAAGAGAATCATAGTACTAAGATCAGTTTACAGCAGATTTTGCGCGATTTGCAGTATGAAAGAGTGAGGAGTAAGACTCTAGTTCGGATGCTTTTAGAAGAAAGAAGACGGCGGGATAAGGAAGAAGAGAGTTTAAGGAGCAGATTAAAGGATGCTTCTGTTACCATAGAACAGCTTCTCAACAAAGTGAGATTGCTAGAAAGTAGGACAATCTATAGTTGCAAAAAAGAATGGTGA